The stretch of DNA ATAAAATGAATAATGATATTTTAACTTCAAATGAAACTATAGTTAAAAATAAAAACTCAAAAATTTTGCAACTTCAATTAAAATATAAAATTGATGAAACTGATCCTCTATTGGGTTTTTTCTACCTGATAGAAGATGAGATACAAGATATTGTTGAACAAAATAAAAAAGCTTCTATTTTAATAAAAGATTTGGAGTTTCATATTCCAAAAATGAAACAATTAATTTTAAGTGTTGAATCTTATGAAACTAATGTTAGAGATAGAATTTTAGATGATTTGAATTCAAATTTGAAGGAATTAGAACTAAAACATGTAAGAAATCTTACATCTATTTCATCTAAAGCTTCAGAAATGCAAAATAATTTTGAAAGAATATTAGAAAAAGAAGAAGAGTTAAAAGAAGATTTAAAAAATTCAAGGGAAGCTGTTGTTTCTGAACTTGAAAAATTTGCTTTTGAAATCAAACTGCAAAGAAATTCATTTGAAAATAGTAAAAGTAATTTTTATAAAAATATGGAAGAAAATTTAAAGATTTTATTTGAAAAATCCTTTTCAAATCTAAAAATATTAGTAATTTTCAATATAACACTAAGCCTAATAATATTCACATATTTATTACTTAAATAAATTTGTGAATAACTAATAGAAAAAGAGATTTTCTCTTTTTCTTCAAATCCAAAAACAATTTTAAAAGTTAAAAAACAAATAAACCATTCCAAGGATAAAAAATGCAATGGAATCTAAAATCACATATTACAGATCATAGTGCATTAACTATTGATAATCTAAATTTAGATTTCAATGAATCTGATTCAAAAAATATACATTTTACACTATCAATTGATCTATGCCAACTTTTGATAAATCATAATTGTAAATCTCAAGATGATGTAGATAAATTAATGAAATCATTTTTAAAAGATCTATCAAATCATTCCCATACCTTTTTGATTCGGCTACACTAATTCATACTTGGAATTTAAAAACTTCTAAGTTAAAATAATAAGTATGAAAGAAGTAGAAAAAATGAGAAATAGTAAATATACTAAAGAGTTTAGAGATGAGACTGTTCACTTAATTTTGAATAGTAAAAAGTCAGCAATGCAAATTGCAGCATAGAACGTAGCGTTAGCAAGAAAAGATCTTGGAATAAATGATAAAACAATTTATAATTGGATTAAAGTTTATAAAAAAGAAAATAATATAACAACTCCTATTGATGAAACTAAAAATCAATCTAAATCCTCACAACAAGAATTAGTGGCTGAACTAAAACAGCTACGAGCAGAGAATAAATTACTCAAACAAGAAAGAGATATTCTAAAAAAGGCAACAGCATACGCAGCATTTGAAACTCTATAAAGTATGCTTGGATAAAAGAGCATAGAAAGAGTTTCAATATAAAACTTATGTGTAAAGTTTTTAAAGTTGATAAAAGTAGCTATTACAATTGGGTTAAAAATGGTTGTGTAATTCAAAAAGTTGATGAGAAACTTAATGAACTAATTGAAATAATATTTCTTCAATCAAGACAAACATATGGTACAAGAAGGATAAAAGATAAACTTCTTGAAAGATATGGTGTAATAGTTTCAAGAAGACGAATTAGAAATATTCTAAAACAATTAGGATTGTTTGTAAAAATGAAACGAAGATTTAAAGTTATGACAACAGATTCAAATCATAATTTACCAATAGCTCCCAATATTTTAAATAGAGATTTCTATGCTTCAAAAGTTGATGAAAAATATGTAGGCGATAGAAGTATTAATAAAAAGATATTAAATATATCTTTTTATTAATACGCGTTATATTCCAACAAGTGAAGGATGGTTGTATCTTGCAACAGTTATTGATTTATATTCAAGAAAAATAGTTGGTTGGAGTATGGATGAAACAATGAAAGTTTCACTTGTAAATGATGCTTTAAAGATGGCTCTTATTTCAAGAAATCCAGAAAAAGGACTAATTTGGCATACAGATAGAGGAAGTCAATATGCTTCTTATGAACATAAAGATTTACTCAAAAGACATGGAATAATTCAAAGTATGAGTCGAAAAGGGAATTGTCATGATAATGCAGTTGCAGAAAGTTTTTTCCATACATTAAAAACAGAATTAATCCATCATGAAATTTATCATACAAAAGAACAAGCAAAAAGATCAATATTTGAATATATAGAAGTGTTTTATAATAGAGAAAGAAGTCATAGTGCAAATAACAATTTATCACCAGTAGAGTTTGAAGAAAAACAAAAATTGTTACAAAAAGAAATTGCTGCTTAGGGATTATAATTTCTGAGTATGTTTTAGGGTTGACAGATCACTTCTTATTTTTCTACTAATAAATCAGCTTTTGTTTTTAATCTTTTTTTATATAAAAACTCTTTTTCTCTTTGTGTGAATTTTTCTTCTTTAGGAATTTTCTCTTTTTTTACCTCAACATTTTTTTGTTCTTTTTCTTCTTTTTTAAAAATTGTCAAAACAAGATAAATGGAAAAAACAATATTAAATATAATAATTGTCCATTTTAAAATTAGTGCTATTTCTAAAAATTCCAATCTATCTTTTAACTTCAAATATTCAACTACATCACCATAAATAGCATTTGCAAAAAATGCAATTACCAAAAGTAAAATTATTAAGATAACTCTTCTTCTAAATTTAAATAAGTAGTACCAAAAAAGTGCTGATTTAACTTGTTTAAACATTATATTTCCCTAAACAAAAAAGTTCAATCCAAGAGCTGCAAGTGCAACCACTAAAGATTTTGTTTTTAAATCATCAATTATTTTTCTTTCTTCATCGGCAATTATAATTTCTAGTTGCTCATCACTATAATCATCAAAAGTTTTATAATTTTCAACAAGTCTAGCTTTTGTAGCTAATATGGCTTTTTCTCGGATTTTTAGGTTTATTGCGTCTTTTATTTGTTTACTTTTGATTTTTGGATAATCAAAGGCTTTAGTAGCATTTTCACTTGCTATATTTAATAATTTATTAGAGTTTTCTTTTAGTTTGTCTTTTATGCCCATAGTTTTTTTCCATTAATTTTTATTTATTGTAGCACTTATGTATTAATGAAATGATAACTATCTTTTGAGTTAATTATAAAATATATTCCCATCTAGGATATGCAGCAGCAATACTTTTCATATCATCTATTTTAAATACATTAATAATTTTGAATCTGCCACTTGATAAAAATGCTTTTATTTTCATTTTATTTCCCTTGTTTTTTCTAATATAAATTATATGCAATATTAAATAATAATCAACTTAAATATATATATCTATTTATATATTATTTATTAATTTATGATATACTTTTGCATATTATTTGGTGGAGTAAAATGGAAAAAGAAAATTTTAAACAATTATTGAAAAAAGCTGATTTTAATAAACGAACATTTTCCCAATATTTAGGACTAAAATATCAAAGTGTAAATTCATGGGGAAACAATGGACGAAATGTTCCATATTGGGTAGAATCATGGCTAAATTTATATATTGACAATAAAAAATGCAAACAAATAAAAGAGATTTTAAAAGATAGTGGTGTTTGCCAATAAGGAATAAAATGAGAGTTGTATTATCAATTGCAGGAAGTGATAGCGGTGGTGGAGCTGGAATTCAAGCTGATATAAAAAGTGCTTTATACCATGAAGTTTTTATGACAACTGCAATTACAGCTGTAACTGCTCAAAATACAAAAGGAGTACAAGATATTTGTGTTCTTGAACCTGATTTTGTAAAAATACAAATTCTTAGTGTACTAAATGATTTTGAAGTCAATACTATAAAAATAGGAATGTTAGGGTCAAAAAATCTTGTATTAAAAGTAAAAGAAGTCATTAAAAATCTAAATATTCCTATAATTCTTGATCCAGTTGCCATTTCAAGAGCTGGATCTAAACTAATAACAGATGAAGCAATAGAAAGTTTAAAAGAATTATTTGATTATAGTTATTTGATAACTCCAAATAAATACGAAGCTAAACTATTTTTTAATGTAAGTTCTATTGAAGATATTAAAAATTTAAAAACACAAAACTCAAATATATTATTTAAAAATATGGTAGAAAGTAAAAATAAAACCGTAGATATTTTATTAAAAAAAGATGGTTTGATTATTGAATTTGAATCATTAAAAGCAAATGAAGCGAATACTCATGGAACAGGTTGTAGTTATAGTGCATCTATTGCTTCTTTAATTGCAAGGGATTTTTGCCTTGAAGATGCAATAAAAATTTCAAAAGAATATATCTATCAAGCAATTAAAAATGCTCCAAATTTAGGCTTTGGGAATGGTCCAATAAATCACATTTTAAAGTGATTTTTTCATTGAAAAAGCCTTATTTAAGCAGATTATACATAAAATACCCAATTTTATATAAAGGATAAGTGTTGGAATCACAATACGAAAAGATTATTGTACTTCTTATTGTATTAACAGCTACAATTTTAACGTGGAAAATGGTAAAAGATTTTTATATTACAAAAATGCATAAAGTTTTTGCACATTTAATTGCAGTAACAACCTCTTTTTTTATGTTATTTTCCTCTATGTTTTTATTTATGCCCAGAAACTACCAAAGAGGAGTTAGTGCAGAAGTAGAAATAAGTGCTATGAGCATTATAACAATTGTTGTTATGTTGGGTATTTTATATCTATTTTTCAGATTTGTGCCTGATAGTAAAAAATAAATTTATAAATTAATGAAATAGGAATTATTATGCAAGCATTTTTAGAAGAAGCGAAAAGATCTAGCCGAACTATTGCAAACCTAAGTACTGCTGTTAAAAACAAAGTTTTAAATGAAATGGCTGATGCATTAATTAATCATTGTGATTTTATTATTTCTCATAATGAAAAAGATATGATTGATGCAAGAGTTAATAATTTAAGTGAAGCTCTACAAGATAGACTACTTTTAACAGGAACAAGAGTTAAAGAAATGTCAGATGCAATTAGACAAATAGCATCACAAAATGAACCAGTAGGAAGAATTCTAGATGGTTGGGTTACAGAATCTGGATTAAATATTCAAAAAGTATCAATTCCAATAGGTGTAATTGGTATTATTTATGAAAGCAGACCAAATGTTACAAGTGACACAGCAGCATTATGCTTTAAAAGTGGAAATGTATGTGTTTTAAAAGGTGGAAAAGAAGCAGAACATTCAAATAAAGCAATAGCTGTTGTTTTAAGAGAAGTTCTGGCAAAAAATAAACTTCCAGAACAAGCTATTTCTTTATTACCTGATTCAAGTAGAGAAGGTGTAGCAAAACTTATAAAACAAGATAAATATGTTGATTTAATCGTACCTCGAGGAGGAGAAGCTTTAATCAGATATGTAAGTGAAAACTCAGCTATTCCTGTTATTAAACATGATAAAGGAGTTTGTCACATCTATGTGGATAAAGATGCAGCACCAGCAAAAATTATTGATATTGCAATAAATGCAAAATGTCAAAGACCAAGTGCTTGTAACTCAATGGAAACTCTTTTAATCCATGAAGATATTGCACCTTATATTCTAACAGGACTTGAAGATGCTTTTGCAGAGCAAGGAACTATTTTAAAAGGTTGTAGTGAAACTTTAAAATACATAAGAGTTGTTCCAGCAACACTTGAAGATTATGACACAGAATATTTAGCTAATATTCTAAACATTAAAATTGTAAAAAATGTTGATGAAGCAATAATTCATATTCAAAGACATGGTTCAAGCCATTCAGAAGCTATTTTAAGTGAAAACTATTCAACGATAAATAAATTTCTAAATGAAGTTGATGCAGCTTGCGTTTACGCAAATGCAAGTACAAGATTTACGGATGGTGGAGCTTTTGGATTAGGAGCTGAAGTTGGAATTTCAACAAATAAACTTCATTCAAGAGGACCAATGGGAATAAATGATTTAACAACATTTAAATATAAAATTTATGGTTCTGGTCAAATTAGATAATCTTAATATTAGGAAATAACGAAAACATGAAGAAAATATCATTAACACTAGCAAGTCTAGCAGCAGTTGTACTTTTTTGGTACATTTTAGGAACAGGTTTTGTTTTAAAAGATGGGGCAAACTCTTTTTCAAAACTTCAATGTGTATCATATGCTCCCTTTGGAAAAGATGATTCGCCTTTTATGATGGATAAAGGTTTAGTAATTTCTGAAGACTTAGTAAGAAAAGATTTACAATTACTTTCAAAATATACTGATTGTATTAGAACTTATTCAACTGTTGGTTTAGAAATGATTCCTAAAATTGCTAGGGAAAACAATCTAAAAATGCTTATGGGTGCATGGGTAAATGGCGATGAAAAACCAACAAGATTAGAAATCGATACTTTAATCAAACTTGCAAAAGAGAATAAAGATATTGTAAGAGCTGTTATTGTTGGAAATGAAGCTTTATTAAGAGGTGATTTATCCGATGTAAAACTTTATGAATATATAAAAGAAGTAAAAGCAGCACTTCCTGATACTCAAGTTACTTATGCTGATGTTTGGGAATATTGGCTTAAATATCCAAAAATTAAAGAAATTACAGATTTCGTAACTATTCATATATTACCTTATTGGGAAGATGATACTATGAATATAGAAAAAGCAATTGCACATCTTGCTGAGAAAAGAGCAGAAGTTGAAAATGAATTAAAAACTTCAAATATTTTAATTGGTGAAACAGGTTGGCCTTCTGAGGGAAGAATGAGAGAAGATGCACTTCCAAGTAAAACAAATCAAGCTATTTTTGTTAGGGATTTTGTAAAATTAGCTCAAGACAACAATTGGAACTACAATATTATTGAGGCTTTCGATCAACCTTGGAAAAGAGTTAGTGAAGGTGCTGTTGGTGGATTTTGGGGATTATTTGATAAAGATAGAGCAGATAAAAATGTTTTTAAAGGAGATGTTTCTGATTTTCCAAACTATAAATATTTAGGTTTTGGTTCTTTATTACTTATTTTTGTTTTTTCATTTTTATTAAAAAACTCAACTATTTCTACAAATAAATTAGTTTTATTTAGTTTTATAAATACAATTTTTGCAGTTTTATATATGCTTCAAATGGAACAATTTAACATTACAGTAAGATCAAGTGGAGAAGTTGTTTGGGCAACATTGGTTTTATTAACTCATCTTGCTATTTATTATTTAGTACTTTTAAATATTGCAAAAGAATCTAAACCTAAAATTGTGGGTATTAGAGAAATTTTAACAAACAAAGTATTTAATGTTGATACTTTACCAATGATATTATTTTATTCTTCATTTATTTTTGTATTAATTTCAACAATAATTCTTGCATTTGAAGGAAGATATAGAAATTTTGAAATATATGTTTTTGCTATTTCTGCTATCTCTTTTGTTTTACTTTACGGTGGAAGATTTGCAAATATGGAATTTAAAGCATTTGAAAAATTATCATTTATAGTTCTTTTAATAACTTCTATAATTTCGTTTTATAATGAAGGTTCTTTAAATATTTTCTCTAATATTTGGATTATTATTGCTTTAATTTTTACTTATATTTTATTTCAAGGAAGTAAAAATAGCTCATATAGTGAATTAAAAACTATTACTAAATATATTGCTATATTCTTCATTTTCTCTATTTCATTAAGATATGGAATTATTGCAGATAAAGATATTATTGCTCAATGTCATTTAAATGATGATACTTTACTTTGTGGATTTAAAAACCAAGTAGGATATTTAGGATATATTGGAGTATTTGGAATTATTGCAATTTGTATTGCTATTCTTGCTTTATTTATAAATAATAAAAAGTTTGTATTAGTTTCACTATTTGCTTCTGTTTTCTCTATTATGATGTTTAATACTTATGTAGGTTCTATTGCATTCATTTTAACTATCATTGTGTTATGTAAAGAAAAAAACCTAAAAGTTTTAAACTCTTAGGTTATAAGTTGTACTAAATTTATATTTTAAAATATAGATTTAGTACAAAAATCTAAAATCTACTTTAACTATTTTTTCTTAGTTATCCTGTTCCGGAGCTATTTCACCTTCTGGACCAATATTTAACATATCATCAACTGCTTTCACAGGAAAAGGTGGTAGTTTAAATTTATCATCTTTTATATCCACATTAAAAACAGCCAATTTAGCCTCTTGAATTTGAACAACACCCAAAGATTTACTTATAAATTTTAATGGAACAGTATTATAAATCCAAATTTTATCTTCACCTAATTGCCAAATATCACACTTATATCCAAGAACTGATTCTGAACCAATTTTTTTAGCTCCCATTGAAATTAAAGTATCACTATTTTTTAAATTTAAAAATGGATTTTCTTCATCAAAAACCATTTCTTGTTGATAAGTAACTTTATCATTAAAATCAACATTATAGATTTTATTTCCAACTATTTTTGTAATATTATGTTCTTCTTCTTCATCACCATTTGCTGATTGAACTATTTTCTCTTCTGATAATTCAAGTTCACCAAAATTTTTAAAGTATAATTTACTTGTTCCACTTAATGAAGCTTTATTTCCCATTACTTCACCAGAACCTGCAATTTCATACTCAACAATTGCTGATTTCACATCATATCTATTTGTTTGTGCGAATAAACTAGCCATTCCTAAAAACAAAAATCCAAAGATATATTTTGATTTTCCCACGTTTTAATCCTTCTTTAAATTGAGCGAATTATACAGCTTATCTAATTAATCTTTCAAAATAAATACCACCAAATGAACACCTTTTTTACATATTATTAAAAAAACAAAAGGAGTTTTATATGTCTTATTCTAAAAAAAGATATTTTGTATATACTTTATTAACATTATTTATAATGTTAATTCCATTTATAACAATAAATGATAACCATGTATTGTTATTATCTTTTGATAAATTACAATTCCATTTTTTGGGTAGTGTTTATAGTGTTAGTGAACTTTATGTTATGCCATTTTTGCTTATGTTTTTATTCATAGGAATTTTTGCTATGACTTCAATGTTCGGAAGAATTTGGTGTGGTTGGAGCTGTCCTCAAACTATATTTAGAGTTATTTATAGGGATTTAATTGAAGGAACTATTCTTGATTTAAGAAAAATAAACAACAAACAAAAAGATATTGATTATAATAAAAAATCTAATCAAATCAAAAAATATGTTGCACTTATTTTGTGGTTTATTATTACTTTAGTTATATCTTCTAATTTTATGCTTTATTTTATTCCACCTGAAGATTTTTTTGTTTATATTCAAAATCCAGCAGACCATAGTTTTATGATTATATTTATTTTAACTGTTGCTCTATTTTTAGTATATGACATAGTTTTTATGAAAGAAAATTTCTGTGTTTATATCTGTCCATATTCTAGAATTCAATCTGTTTTATATGATGATGATACAAAACAAGTGAGTTATGATTACAACAGAGGTGGGAAAGTTTATGAGAACAATGTTAAATCAATATTTAAAGTAAAACAATGGAGTAATAACGAAGAGTGTACAACTTGTGAAGCTTGTGTAAAAGTTTGCCCTACACATATAGATATTAGAAAAGGATTACAAGTTGAGTGTATAAACTGCCTTGAATGTAGTGATGCTTGCTCAACTGTAATGGGAAAACTAAATAAAGAATCTTTAATAAATTGGGGAAGTACAAATACAGTTATCAATAAAAAGAATGTATCAATTTTTACTAAAAAGAATTTAACTTATTTTGTATCTTTATTTTTATGTATATTTTTAGCTTTCTATTTTTCACTTGAAAAAGAAGATTTTTTAGTAAATGCAAATAAAACTACAGAACTTTATAGTAAAAAAGAAAATGGAATTATTTCAAATAACTATATTTTGACTATTCATAATACTCAAGATAAAGATTATACTTTTGATATTAGATTACTTGAAAACAAAGATTTCAAAATAAAAAGATTTGATAGTTTTGAGTTAAAAGCTGGTGAAAAAACTAAAAAAATTCTTATATTAGAAACTACAGAAGATTTTGAAAAACTAGAGAAAAAACCTTCTAAAATTTCAATTGAAATTTTTACAAAAGAAAATGAAAAAGTAAAAGTTACAAGACAAATCGCATTTTTTTATCCAAAAAATTAAAGAGCCTTTTCAATAAAGAGGGAAAATAAAACTCCCTCTTTTTTATTTTCTACCAAAATTTTTCCAGCAAAACTCTCTTCAATTATCATTTTAGATAAATAAAGCCCTATTCCTGTACCCTCTTCTTTTGTAGAAAAATATGGTTCAAAAATCTTTTTTATGTTTTTTAGTTTTATTCCACCACCATTATCCAAAATACAAATATTAACCTCAGCACTACTTGAAAAAATATTGATTTTTATTTTAGGATTTTTTATATTTTTTAATACATCAATTGAGTTTGAAATAATCGCAATTAATACTTGTGAAAGTTCACTTTTTACACCAAATATTTTAATATCCTCAAAGGTTTCAAAGCTTATTTCTAACTCTATATTATGGGTTTTTAAATCTGCGCTTAAAATTGTAATTGAATTATTTATGGCATCTTTTACCATAAAAATCTCTTTTTCCTTTGATTTTGTATAAAACTCTTTAAAATCATCTATTGTTTTTGATAAAAATAAAACTTGCGAATTTAGCTGTTCTACTTTTTTATCAAAATAAATTTCATCTAAGTTTTTATTTTCAAATTTCTTTTTTAGATTCATTAATATATATGAAATATTATTTAAAGGTTGTCTAAATTGGTGAGTTATATTTGCTATCATTTCCCCTGATTTTACAAACTTTGATTGTTGTATTATCATTTTTTCAAAACTCTCATTTTTATTTTTTAAATCATTATATTTATAAGCTATTGAAGTTGTAAAAAGCATAGCTTCCAGTGCAAAAACAACTAAAACTAAATCAAAATATCCCCTTTGATTGTAAAAATCTTTAAAATTAAAAACAAAAAGTAAAATACAAAATATCGACCAACCAATAACATAAATAAGAGTTGGTTTAAAACCTTGTTTTAGATTAAAAATAATAGAGATAAATAAAATTGCATAAATAATTGTATAAGGCAAATATTCAAATAAAATATAATGATAAAAGGCTGTTAAAATAACCACATTTAATAACAAAGTATTAATTATCAACTCTTTATAATTTGTGATTTTTGGGAAAAATTTACCCTCATAATAATTTATAGCAAACAGTACAGCACTTAAACTGGCAATCACCAAAGCAATTTCTTGAATAAAAGAGCTAATCTCAAAAAGTTTACTATATGAAAGTATATAAATCAAAGAAAAAATCTGCATAAAACAATAACTTATATAAAATATCTCTTTTGAATATACATATCTAATAAAGGTATATACTATTGTCATAATCAATATTCCAAAAGTAATACCATAAAAAAGAATTAAATTTATTTCAGACATCTATTTTATAACCACTATTTGTAAGATTTAAAATCAAATCTTTTGGAATTTTAGATTTTAGATTTTTAACCAAAGTTTTTAAAGCATCCTTTGTCATAACAGAATCGCTCCAAACATAGTTTTCAATCTCTTCATAACTCACATATCTGTTTTTATTTTTTATTAATAACTCTAAAAAAATCAACTCTTTTGTTCTCAGTTTTATAATCTCATCATCTATGACTAAATTTTTATTAAAACTATCAAAATATGAATTAATATCAAGTTTTACGATATTTGTAACATCTTCTTGCAAAGAATTTACACATAAAAACAAAGCCTCTTCAAACTCTTTTTCCTTTACAGGTTTTACAAGATATTTAACAAGTCCTAGTTCAATCGCTTTTAATAAATAATCCTTATCACAAAAAGCTGTGATTATTATGATTTGAGTTTTTTTATCTTTTTGTCTTATTCTTTTTACAAACTCCAAACCATTTAATTTAGGCATTTGAATATCTGTGATTATAATATCTGGTTGATGTTTTTCATATAATTGTAAAGCAATAATGGCATCACTTGCAGCATAAATTTGCTCAAAGAAATTTTGCAAATACTCAACACCGTTTTCCCTTGCTATTTCATCATCTTCAACATACAAAATTTTTATATTTTTATTGATATTTTTTAACATTCAAGATTATATCTTATATATGATTATGATAAAATTCCACAATGAGAGAATACAAAACACAAATAAAAGAGATAATAACTACTACGACATTTTCAACACCATTGGGTGAAATGTTTGCTGCTGCTTCAAAAAAAGGTATTGTAATGCTTACTTTTTTTACGCATTTTCATATCGAAGCAAAAATAGAAATTTTAAAAAATACCTTAAATGCAGATGTAATACCAGCAAATGGAGAAATTTTTGAAGTTTTAAAAATACAATTAGAAGAATATTTTGACAAAAAAAGAACAACTTTTGAAATTCCTTTACAATTAGTTGGTTCACCTTTTCAAGTTAAATGTTGGAAAGAGTTATTAAATATTCCCTACGGAAAAACTATATCTTATAAAGAACATATTGCAAATGCAAATGCTCAAAATATGATAGCCATACTTGTACCTTGTCATAGAGTAATTTCAAGTGATGGAAAACCACTTAATTATAATGGTGGAGTTGAAAAAAAAGAGTTCCTATTAAAGTTAGAACAAAATGATAAATAAAACTATTTTTAGACAATATGACATCAGAGGTGTTGTAAATGAGGATTTAACACAAGAAAACTCTAAACTTATTGGATATTTTTTAGGTTTAACAATAAAAGAAAAAATCAAAACTATTCCATATATAATTGTAGGTTACGATATAAGAACTCACTCAAATATGTTATTTGAAGCTTTAATCTCAGGACTTAATTTATCTGGCTGTAAAGTTCTAAATATTGGACTTGTTGCAACTGGGGTGAACTATTTTGCATCTTTCCAAGAATTTTTAGTAAATAATGAAACTATAAAACCAAATGCTTCAGTTATGATAACGGGAAGCCACAATGCAAAAAAATATAATGGTTTTAAAATCACAATAAATAATGAACCATTTTTTGGAGATGAATTATTAGCCTTATATGAAAGAATTTTAAAAAATCAAAATATAGAGATTCCACTAAACTTAGATTTTATAGAAATTGATACAAAAAAATTATATGTAGATTATATGGTAAATCAATTTTCACACTTAAAAGATTTTAAAATACCATTTGCAGTTGATTGTGGAAATGGTGTAGCAAATACAGTTTTATGTGAAATATTAGATAAATTAAATCTAAATTACCAAGGAATACACCTAACTCCTGATGGAGAATTCCCAAATCATCATCCAGACCCAACAAATGAAAAAAATCTTGAAGATTTAAAAACTCTATTAAAAGATGATTGTAATTTGGGTTTTGCTTATGATGGTGATGCTGATAGAATTGCTGTATTAACTCAAAAGTATAATATTAAAGGTGATATGTTAGCCCTACTTTTTTCAAAAACTATGAAAAATCCAGTGATTATTGGAGAAGTTACCTATTCACAAAATATCTTTGATGAGTTAAATCATGATACAAAAACTATTATGGATAAAACTGGTTATTCAAATTTAAGACTAAAACTAAAAGAGTTAAATGCTGATTTAGCAGCAGAAGTTTCAGGACATATCTTTTTTAATGACAGATATTATGGTTTTGATGATGCTATTTATGCAACTTTTAGAGTTTTAGAGCTTTTATACAAAGGAATAGATTTAGATTTTGAGTTAGATAAACTTCCAAAAGTTTATACAAGTTCAAATATAGAATTAGAAGTTGAGGAAAAAAACAAGTTTTTAATCATAAAAAAAATAGAAGAAAAACTAAATCA from Arcobacter suis CECT 7833 encodes:
- a CDS encoding response regulator transcription factor, producing the protein MLKNINKNIKILYVEDDEIARENGVEYLQNFFEQIYAASDAIIALQLYEKHQPDIIITDIQMPKLNGLEFVKRIRQKDKKTQIIIITAFCDKDYLLKAIELGLVKYLVKPVKEKEFEEALFLCVNSLQEDVTNIVKLDINSYFDSFNKNLVIDDEIIKLRTKELIFLELLIKNKNRYVSYEEIENYVWSDSVMTKDALKTLVKNLKSKIPKDLILNLTNSGYKIDV
- a CDS encoding sensor histidine kinase; this translates as MSEINLILFYGITFGILIMTIVYTFIRYVYSKEIFYISYCFMQIFSLIYILSYSKLFEISSFIQEIALVIASLSAVLFAINYYEGKFFPKITNYKELIINTLLLNVVILTAFYHYILFEYLPYTIIYAILFISIIFNLKQGFKPTLIYVIGWSIFCILLFVFNFKDFYNQRGYFDLVLVVFALEAMLFTTSIAYKYNDLKNKNESFEKMIIQQSKFVKSGEMIANITHQFRQPLNNISYILMNLKKKFENKNLDEIYFDKKVEQLNSQVLFLSKTIDDFKEFYTKSKEKEIFMVKDAINNSITILSADLKTHNIELEISFETFEDIKIFGVKSELSQVLIAIISNSIDVLKNIKNPKIKINIFSSSAEVNICILDNGGGIKLKNIKKIFEPYFSTKEEGTGIGLYLSKMIIEESFAGKILVENKKEGVLFSLFIEKAL
- a CDS encoding phosphomannomutase/phosphoglucomutase translates to MINKTIFRQYDIRGVVNEDLTQENSKLIGYFLGLTIKEKIKTIPYIIVGYDIRTHSNMLFEALISGLNLSGCKVLNIGLVATGVNYFASFQEFLVNNETIKPNASVMITGSHNAKKYNGFKITINNEPFFGDELLALYERILKNQNIEIPLNLDFIEIDTKKLYVDYMVNQFSHLKDFKIPFAVDCGNGVANTVLCEILDKLNLNYQGIHLTPDGEFPNHHPDPTNEKNLEDLKTLLKDDCNLGFAYDGDADRIAVLTQKYNIKGDMLALLFSKTMKNPVIIGEVTYSQNIFDELNHDTKTIMDKTGYSNLRLKLKELNADLAAEVSGHIFFNDRYYGFDDAIYATFRVLELLYKGIDLDFELDKLPKVYTSSNIELEVEEKNKFLIIKKIEEKLNQIQRGFPIIKDILKIDGLRINFEYGWALIRASNTNAVIMTKYEATSYATAMSYKKAVENIINEVINEINSITN
- a CDS encoding methylated-DNA--[protein]-cysteine S-methyltransferase, with translation MREYKTQIKEIITTTTFSTPLGEMFAAASKKGIVMLTFFTHFHIEAKIEILKNTLNADVIPANGEIFEVLKIQLEEYFDKKRTTFEIPLQLVGSPFQVKCWKELLNIPYGKTISYKEHIANANAQNMIAILVPCHRVISSDGKPLNYNGGVEKKEFLLKLEQNDK